One genomic window of Roseobacter ponti includes the following:
- a CDS encoding tripartite tricarboxylate transporter permease gives MGETGTILVEVFFQTISYWWVIIPTIFLGLIVGGVPGFSAANTIIILMPLTLAMDLETGLIFMVSLYCAARMGAGIPAILVNIPGTAGAAATPLDGYPMTKQGRGQQALAMTFVASSLGGLLTTVIALATMPILARVGFYMHSVEMIVVMLFGISLIASIAAQDMVKGLIAGFLGLMIGSIGTDVVYATPRATFGFLELYDGIPLIPALVGLFAVSEAFVIIEKRLIITDDARKAMATPSWHATFEGASIALKRWWHIAWTSVIGLIIGVIPGAGASIASFVAYQQSRSFSKTPEAYGTGHPEGLIAPESANNGVTSGTLVPLLVLGIPGGATAAIMLVVMQFHGVSFGPSLFENNPKVGYGMFMAMAVSYLFMMFTILPLSRYMSRVTTVPTIYLAPMIISFTLVGAFVPREYMFDMYLALAFGVLGYVARRTGYHVAAILIGVILGPLLERYFLWSLKKSDGDIMVLFSSTLGNVLWVCLVLSIVLPIWFEMRRKRREIVTQ, from the coding sequence ATGGGTGAGACAGGAACCATTCTGGTCGAAGTATTCTTTCAGACCATCAGCTACTGGTGGGTGATCATTCCCACTATTTTCTTAGGTCTGATCGTCGGCGGTGTCCCGGGCTTCAGCGCCGCCAACACCATCATCATTCTCATGCCCCTGACGCTGGCGATGGATCTGGAGACAGGTCTGATCTTCATGGTCTCGCTCTACTGTGCCGCCCGTATGGGGGCCGGCATTCCGGCAATTCTGGTCAATATCCCCGGCACTGCAGGGGCAGCCGCCACACCGCTGGACGGCTATCCGATGACCAAACAGGGCCGTGGCCAGCAGGCACTGGCGATGACCTTTGTGGCTTCCTCGCTGGGCGGCCTGCTGACAACAGTCATCGCGCTTGCAACCATGCCGATCCTCGCCCGTGTCGGTTTTTACATGCATTCCGTCGAGATGATTGTTGTCATGCTCTTTGGTATCTCTCTTATCGCGTCGATCGCAGCGCAGGATATGGTCAAGGGTCTGATCGCGGGCTTTCTGGGGCTGATGATCGGCTCCATCGGCACCGATGTCGTCTATGCGACTCCGCGCGCGACTTTCGGGTTTCTGGAGCTTTACGACGGCATCCCGCTCATACCGGCTCTGGTCGGTCTCTTCGCCGTCTCTGAGGCCTTCGTGATTATCGAAAAACGGCTGATCATCACGGACGATGCCCGCAAGGCCATGGCAACCCCGAGCTGGCACGCCACGTTTGAGGGGGCCTCCATCGCGCTGAAACGCTGGTGGCATATCGCCTGGACGAGCGTGATCGGTCTGATCATCGGAGTGATCCCGGGTGCCGGCGCTTCCATTGCGAGCTTTGTCGCCTATCAGCAGTCACGCTCTTTTTCTAAAACGCCCGAGGCCTACGGCACAGGTCACCCCGAGGGTCTGATCGCGCCCGAAAGCGCCAACAACGGCGTGACTTCCGGCACACTCGTACCACTGCTGGTGCTGGGCATTCCGGGCGGTGCGACGGCGGCGATCATGCTCGTGGTGATGCAGTTTCACGGTGTGAGCTTCGGCCCCTCGCTTTTCGAGAACAACCCGAAGGTCGGCTATGGCATGTTTATGGCGATGGCGGTCAGCTATCTGTTTATGATGTTCACCATCCTGCCGCTCAGCCGCTACATGAGCCGGGTGACCACAGTGCCGACGATTTACCTCGCACCGATGATCATTTCCTTCACACTGGTCGGCGCTTTCGTGCCGCGCGAGTACATGTTCGATATGTACCTCGCCCTCGCCTTCGGCGTGCTGGGCTATGTCGCGCGCCGCACCGGCTATCACGTGGCGGCCATTCTGATCGGGGTCATTCTCGGGCCACTGCTGGAGCGCTATTTCCTGTGGTCTCTCAAGAAGTCCGACGGCGACATCATGGTGCTCTTCTCGTCCACACTGGGCAATGTGCTATGGGTCTGCCTCGTCCTGTCGATCGTGCTGCCCATCTGGTTTGAAATGCGACGTAAACGCCGGGAGATCGTGACACAATGA
- a CDS encoding tripartite tricarboxylate transporter TctB family protein: MRPDYDKSPRQIGGELVIPIVAVAFTLYFFSSIWNSPWTAQVSGFLVGGILLLVCGIFFVRCISQLMSGRASLGFGTLFSMQDITSRRIGLLITTVGYCLLIDRLGFTLTTFLFLALSMLILSHGKRPGLIIAISAAMSLGGWAVFIWAFETRFPSGWFETTMKAVLANG; this comes from the coding sequence ATGCGACCTGACTATGATAAATCACCCCGCCAGATCGGCGGCGAGCTGGTTATTCCGATCGTGGCTGTTGCCTTCACGCTCTATTTCTTTTCCTCAATCTGGAACTCACCCTGGACAGCTCAGGTCAGCGGCTTTCTCGTCGGCGGCATTCTGTTGCTGGTCTGCGGGATATTCTTTGTCCGCTGCATCTCACAGCTTATGTCGGGTCGGGCATCTCTGGGATTTGGTACGCTCTTTTCAATGCAGGACATCACGTCGCGCCGTATCGGCCTGCTGATCACCACAGTGGGCTACTGCCTGCTGATCGACCGGCTGGGCTTTACCCTGACCACATTTCTGTTTCTCGCGCTCAGCATGCTGATCCTCAGCCACGGCAAACGCCCCGGGCTGATCATCGCCATCTCTGCGGCGATGTCGCTGGGCGGCTGGGCCGTCTTTATCTGGGCATTTGAGACCCGTTTCCCGAGCGGCTGGTTTGAGACGACAATGAAGGCAGTGCTGGCAAATGGGTGA
- a CDS encoding tripartite tricarboxylate transporter substrate-binding protein, giving the protein MTKGHTINRRNFLRTGTAVGGIALAAPTLLRASSYPERNINVVIPTREGGGADRNFRAFTSIWKEKLGTDFEPGFFPGASGRVGYEIYMGKNEPDAYNLIFGNMGPEVLNWAMQEPSFDINDYLYFGRVDTDPGALFVGAESPLQTLDDVIAEGKKRRLNVGTSRMAHPASIGLLSLGEATGADFNLIPLSGGKNTVAGAVTGEVDFSVLTSGSVIAAGDSVKTLLVFGENRVGGALDNAPSINDAFDLDLPEMLSSRAFGIHKKAVDDYPDRFDVLTSTFKETFEDDRLLTAYVEGRGTPEYLNYGGIEECAEFKAAMLELGARFKPLLTGA; this is encoded by the coding sequence ATGACTAAAGGACATACAATCAACCGCAGAAATTTCCTGAGAACCGGAACAGCCGTGGGCGGCATCGCCCTTGCGGCACCGACGCTTCTCAGGGCCAGCAGCTACCCCGAGCGCAATATCAACGTCGTCATCCCGACGCGTGAAGGTGGCGGTGCTGACCGGAATTTCCGGGCCTTCACCAGCATCTGGAAAGAAAAGCTCGGCACCGATTTTGAACCAGGCTTTTTCCCCGGTGCCTCGGGCCGGGTCGGCTATGAGATCTACATGGGCAAGAACGAGCCCGATGCCTACAATCTGATCTTTGGCAACATGGGTCCTGAGGTCCTGAACTGGGCCATGCAGGAGCCGAGCTTTGACATCAACGATTACCTCTACTTCGGGCGCGTCGATACCGATCCGGGCGCGCTCTTTGTCGGTGCGGAAAGCCCGCTGCAGACCCTCGATGACGTAATCGCGGAAGGTAAGAAAAGGCGCCTGAATGTGGGCACAAGCCGGATGGCGCACCCTGCCTCTATCGGGCTGCTGTCGCTTGGCGAGGCCACAGGCGCTGATTTTAACCTGATCCCGCTTTCAGGCGGCAAGAACACCGTTGCGGGTGCTGTCACCGGTGAAGTTGATTTCTCGGTCCTGACCTCCGGGTCGGTCATTGCCGCCGGCGATTCCGTGAAAACGCTGCTTGTCTTTGGTGAAAACCGCGTCGGTGGAGCACTGGATAACGCGCCGAGCATCAATGATGCCTTTGATCTTGATCTGCCGGAAATGCTCTCTTCGCGGGCCTTCGGGATCCACAAGAAAGCGGTCGATGATTACCCTGACCGGTTTGACGTGCTGACCAGCACGTTCAAAGAGACTTTCGAGGATGATCGTCTGCTCACCGCCTATGTCGAAGGCCGCGGCACGCCGGAGTACCTCAACTACGGCGGCATCGAGGAATGTGCGGAATTCAAAGCCGCGATGCTTGAACTTGGCGCGCGCTTCAAGCCGCTGCTGACCGGCGCGTAA
- a CDS encoding sulfite exporter TauE/SafE family protein, whose protein sequence is MTWDILHGGLGMPVALTLTAISFASSMMTAGLGIGGGAVMLAAMATLLPAPAIIPLHGLVQLGSNTGRAALFFRDLHTGVVLPFLLGSLIGIAVGGAFVVQLDAGLIQIGLGLFILWTIVARPPAFMRHSPAVTGGFSSFLTMFFGGTGPFVAAYIKTLELGRVQHVATHATLMTIQHLLKTIAFGLLGFAFSQWFGLIVLLIGFGFLGTVAGRHILLRIDEARFKIALNTILTLLALRLIYAGGMDLWRSRELAGG, encoded by the coding sequence ATGACCTGGGATATTCTGCATGGCGGGCTCGGGATGCCGGTAGCGCTGACACTGACGGCGATCAGTTTCGCCAGCTCGATGATGACCGCGGGACTGGGCATCGGCGGCGGTGCTGTCATGCTGGCGGCGATGGCGACCCTGTTGCCTGCTCCTGCAATCATTCCGCTGCACGGTCTGGTTCAGCTTGGCTCCAACACCGGCCGGGCCGCACTTTTCTTCCGGGATCTGCACACCGGTGTTGTGCTGCCCTTTCTGCTGGGTTCTCTGATTGGCATCGCCGTTGGTGGCGCTTTTGTCGTACAGCTTGATGCCGGCCTCATCCAGATCGGTCTGGGACTTTTCATTCTGTGGACAATCGTCGCGCGCCCGCCCGCATTCATGCGCCATTCGCCGGCAGTGACGGGCGGGTTTTCCAGCTTTCTGACGATGTTTTTCGGCGGCACCGGCCCGTTTGTGGCGGCTTATATCAAAACGCTTGAGCTCGGCCGTGTACAGCACGTGGCCACACATGCCACGCTGATGACGATACAGCATCTGCTCAAAACAATTGCTTTCGGACTGCTCGGTTTTGCCTTTTCACAGTGGTTTGGTCTGATCGTGCTTCTGATCGGTTTCGGTTTTCTGGGTACGGTCGCCGGGCGCCACATCCTTCTGAGAATTGATGAGGCACGGTTCAAAATCGCCCTGAATACTATTCTGACGTTGCTGGCGCTGCGCCTGATCTATGCGGGAGGCATGGATCTCTGGCGCAGCAGGGAGCTGGCCGGAGGGTAA
- a CDS encoding 4,5-dihydroxyphthalate decarboxylase, producing the protein MTAPATRTRTATRGDTLSLSFATWDHDRVMALHDGRVSLPGVSLRSVIEPTASLFPKAVGDAPYDITEMSVSSYILQISRGEGEYIALPAFISRAFRHSGFMTRSGSGITSLADFAGKKIGVPEYQMTAALWMRGILQDEAGVGAQDIHWHTGALDQGVRRERLELALPDDMKVTPIEDGETLQQLLLDGRIDGVLAPKPPAAFLDRNPQIGRIFPDFQSEEQAWHARTGFFPIMHLIGVRRSLCDEHPWLPSVLYDGLVAARDTALARLRDVWLGNANRLSLPWLGASLESTIAAMGTDYWRYGISANKSELDAVCRYSDQQFLSARRVSPDEMFHPSVMST; encoded by the coding sequence ATGACAGCGCCCGCCACCCGCACGCGCACGGCCACGCGCGGTGACACGCTCAGCCTGAGCTTTGCGACATGGGATCACGACCGGGTTATGGCGCTGCACGACGGGCGCGTCAGCCTGCCGGGCGTCAGCCTGCGATCCGTTATTGAGCCGACCGCCAGCCTGTTTCCGAAAGCCGTAGGCGATGCGCCCTATGACATCACCGAGATGTCCGTTTCCAGCTATATACTGCAGATTTCGCGGGGCGAAGGCGAATATATCGCCCTGCCCGCTTTCATCAGCCGTGCCTTCCGGCATTCTGGTTTCATGACCCGTTCGGGATCCGGCATCACCTCGCTGGCGGATTTCGCCGGCAAAAAGATCGGTGTGCCGGAATACCAGATGACTGCCGCGCTGTGGATGCGCGGCATTCTGCAGGACGAAGCAGGGGTCGGCGCGCAGGATATCCACTGGCACACCGGTGCGCTGGATCAGGGCGTGCGACGTGAACGGCTGGAACTGGCTTTGCCGGACGACATGAAAGTCACGCCCATCGAAGACGGCGAGACACTGCAGCAGCTGTTGCTGGATGGCCGGATTGACGGGGTTCTCGCCCCCAAACCGCCCGCGGCCTTTCTTGATCGCAACCCGCAGATCGGACGTATTTTCCCGGATTTTCAGAGTGAAGAGCAGGCGTGGCACGCCCGAACCGGCTTCTTCCCGATCATGCATCTTATCGGCGTGCGCAGATCCCTCTGTGACGAACACCCCTGGTTGCCGTCTGTGCTCTATGACGGTCTGGTTGCGGCACGCGATACGGCACTGGCGCGTCTGCGCGATGTCTGGCTGGGCAATGCAAACCGTCTTTCTCTGCCCTGGCTCGGTGCAAGTCTGGAAAGCACGATCGCTGCAATGGGTACCGATTACTGGCGCTATGGCATCAGCGCCAACAAATCAGAGCTCGACGCCGTCTGCCGCTATTCAGATCAGCAGTTTCTGTCCGCCCGGCGCGTCAGCCCGGACGAGATGTTCCATCCCTCGGTGATGTCCACATGA
- a CDS encoding fumarylacetoacetate hydrolase family protein, translating to MTDFVIDTPPVVALEVAGSDAKFPVRRVYCIGRNYAAHAIEMGHDPDREAPFFFQKNPNNLDGSGNFPYPPHTSDVHHEAELSVMLKSGGTNIPVESALDHVYGYALSLDMTRRDLQGEMKKAGRPWEIGKAFERSAPVGPIHTVEAVGNPDEGAITLKVNGELRQEGDLNQLIWKVPEMISYLSEYFELAAGDVIMSGTPSGVGPVVKGDEMEISVEGLGSMTVKVV from the coding sequence ATGACTGATTTCGTGATCGACACCCCGCCCGTTGTGGCACTTGAAGTTGCCGGCAGTGACGCCAAATTCCCCGTGCGGCGCGTCTATTGTATCGGCCGCAATTACGCGGCACATGCCATTGAAATGGGCCATGACCCGGATCGCGAGGCACCGTTCTTCTTCCAGAAAAATCCGAACAATCTGGATGGCAGCGGTAATTTTCCATACCCGCCTCACACTTCTGATGTGCACCATGAGGCGGAGCTTTCGGTGATGCTGAAATCCGGCGGTACGAACATCCCCGTCGAAAGCGCGCTTGATCACGTTTATGGTTACGCGCTTTCGCTTGATATGACCCGCCGTGATCTGCAGGGCGAGATGAAGAAAGCAGGCCGTCCATGGGAAATCGGCAAGGCCTTTGAGCGCTCCGCCCCGGTGGGTCCGATCCACACCGTCGAGGCCGTAGGCAACCCCGATGAGGGCGCCATCACCCTGAAAGTAAACGGGGAGTTGCGTCAGGAAGGCGATCTGAACCAACTCATCTGGAAAGTGCCGGAAATGATCTCTTACCTCTCTGAATACTTCGAACTTGCCGCAGGCGACGTCATCATGTCCGGCACACCGTCGGGTGTGGGCCCTGTCGTCAAGGGCGATGAAATGGAGATCAGTGTCGAAGGCCTCGGCAGCATGACGGTAAAGGTGGTTTAA
- a CDS encoding FadR/GntR family transcriptional regulator, with translation MIYQLEVKVLIKPVQTDRDTALTALRAFITQGGYTPGDRLPSERDLIESLSMSRATLRKALDALEREGVLWRHVGKGTFIAETDGKIGDRGLNEISHQLTPVKMMRARLAIEPAIAREAAINASGEAIVRMKLIQERARAADSWDEYEVQDDNFHRAVAQASDNILLLALFDELNSVRRSIALNIVVRGTDRPPDGHRSFEQHEEIIRAIDQREPAAAYDAMRTHIKSVSARLFEDV, from the coding sequence ATGATCTACCAATTAGAGGTGAAAGTGCTGATAAAGCCTGTGCAGACAGACAGAGATACCGCGCTGACCGCGCTGCGGGCATTCATTACACAGGGTGGCTATACTCCCGGAGACCGGCTGCCGTCCGAACGGGATCTGATCGAGAGCCTCAGCATGTCACGGGCGACCCTGCGCAAGGCGCTGGATGCGCTTGAGCGTGAAGGGGTGCTGTGGCGCCACGTCGGCAAGGGTACCTTTATCGCGGAGACCGATGGCAAAATCGGTGATCGTGGGCTGAATGAAATCAGTCACCAGCTGACGCCGGTCAAGATGATGCGGGCGCGGCTTGCCATTGAACCTGCGATCGCCCGGGAGGCAGCGATTAATGCCTCGGGTGAAGCTATTGTGCGCATGAAACTTATCCAGGAACGTGCCCGGGCAGCTGACTCCTGGGATGAATATGAAGTACAGGATGATAACTTCCACCGCGCTGTGGCGCAGGCCAGTGACAATATTCTGCTTTTAGCGCTCTTTGATGAACTCAACAGCGTCCGGCGCAGCATCGCGCTGAATATCGTGGTCCGCGGCACTGACCGGCCCCCCGATGGTCACCGCAGCTTTGAGCAGCATGAAGAGATTATACGGGCGATTGACCAGCGCGAACCCGCAGCGGCCTATGACGCCATGCGTACCCACATCAAATCAGTATCCGCCAGGCTCTTCGAAGACGTCTGA